The genomic segment GGGCGGTGTGGTGGGTTCTGCTGTGCTCGATGCTCTCACTCTGCTCCTTCAGAGGCAGCCAGCGAGGAGTGTTGTCCAGCTGGGACGTGTTAGACAGGTCTAtcaacacctggagagagagagagagagagagagagagagagagagagagagagagagagagagagagagagagagagagagagagagagagagagagagagagagagagagagagagagagaaagagtgagagagagagatacggaaagagagagacagagagagatacagagagagagagaccaagagagagcgagagagagagagagatacggaaagagagagacagagagagatacagagagagagagaccaagagagagcgagagagagagagaaacatagagacagagacagagaaataaaTAGTAGACAGGTATCCTTGTGTAAGCAAAGACTTATAGGAAAACACagcaaatatacactgagtatacaaaacattaagaacatctaggcccagattcacaaaactcTACTTACGCAAAAACTTAAGAAGCTTCTTGAGAAAAAAAGTGAATAAGATAGTTTGTAAGTGCAATTCCCCAACAACATCTTAAGATTGAGTGATTTTCTTACGAACTTCGCAAATATCTTCTTCCAAATAATTCTTGCTTGGCAACggttttagctagctatctagttaAGCAATGGTAATCATCTTAGCATATTTCCTACTGAGATTACTGTTCTAAAACATGTTCTTGAGTTTAAAATAATCAATACTGAAACTTTCACATGAAGTTTGTGAgtgaattaaacatgttcaattgctTTCATGAGCTTTTTCTCTCACTGCCCTTATTTTAAGACAAGGGTTTAGCTACCTTGGAAATAACTTTATTTTCAGAATctaatttcttcttaactttttGCTTAAGGAGAAACATAAGAAATAGAGCTAGAACATTTCCAAGAATCTTTTGAGGAAGAGCAACTTGTCTTTACTTTCTTCTTAAGTCTATAGTTAAGAAAAAAATGGCAGTTAAGAAGACATTTCTTCCtaagaaggttttgtgaatctgAGCCCTGCTCTTTccctgacatagactgaccaggtgaatccaggttaaaGCTATGCTCCCTTATTGACGTCCCTTGTTaattccacttcaatcagtgtaaatgaaggggaggagacatgttaaagaaggatatttaaatcttgagacaattgagacatggattgtgtatgtgtgacattcagagggtgaatgggccagacaaaagatttaagtgccattGAACGAGGTATGATAGTAGGTACcaggctgctgggtttttcacgctcaacagtttcccatgtgtatcaagaatggtccaccaaccaaaggacatccagccaaattgacacaactgtggaaagcattggagtcaacatgggcctgcatccctgtggaacgctttcgacacattgtagagtccatgccccaacgaattaagACCGTTcttagggcaaaagggggggatgcaactcaatattaggacggtgctcctaatgtttggtacaatCAGTGTATTAAGAGATATGCTGTGAACACACCACCATTCTACATTATAAATAATTAGGATCCTTCTCCATTTAGCAGAGGATCTGTGGGAttcattacagtgagggaaaaaagtatttgatcccctgctgattttgtacgtttgcccactgacaaagaaatgatcagtctataattttaatggtaggtttatttgaacagtgagagacagaataacaacaaaaaaatccagaaaaacacatgtcaaaaatgttataaattgatttgcattttaatgaggaaaataagtatttgaccccctctcaatcagaaagatttctggctcccaggtgtcttttatataggtaacgagctgaggttaggagcacactcttaaagggagtgctcctaatctcagtttgttatctgtataaaagacacctgtccacggaagcaatcaatcaatcagattccaaactctccaccatggccaagaccaaagagctctccaaggatgtcaggtacaagattgtagacctacacaaggctggattgggctacaagaccatcgtcaagcagcttggtgagaaggtgacaacagttggtgcgattattcgcaaatggaagaaacacaaaagaactgtcaatctccctcggcctggggctccatgcaagatctcacctcgtggagttgcaatgatcatgagaacggtgaggaatcagcccagaactacacgggaggatcttgtcaatgatctcaaggcagctgggaccatagtcaccaagaaaacaattggtaacacactacgccgagAAGGACTGAAatcaaatgtcagcctcgaaaccttaatgacttggagaaaatctgcaaagaggagcgggacaaaatccctcctgagatgtgtgcaaacctggtggccaactacaagaaacgtctgacctctgtgattgccaacaagggttttgccaccaagtactaagtcgtgttttgcagaggggtcaaatacttatttccctcattaaaatgcaaatcaatttataacatttttgacatgcgttttctggattttttgttgttattcactgttattcactgtctctcactgttcaaataaacctaccattaaaattatagactgatcatttatttgtcagtgggcaaacgtacacaatcagcaggggatcaactaCTTTTTtacctcactgtatatagactgacAAACAATGAAACTAGCTTTGAATAAAGTCTTGTTGAGAGGGGAGCAATAAGGCAGGAAACATGAGCCGCTTTTGGCTAGAGAACATTTAAAAACATGGCATCAGGAGACGTTAGGGTAAAGGGATGACTGAAGTGAATGTATGTGACGTCTAAACCAGAGTGTGTCTGATTCTGGAGACACTCACTTCTCCCAGGAAGTCATTGGAGGAAGATCTGTCATAATCCCACACTGTCACCTCCAGAGTCTTTTTCtttagctgagagacagagggagagtgagggagagagagagagagagagagagagagagagagagagagagagagagagagagagagagagagaggtgggggagcgagagagagagagtgagagagaggatgagtgaAAAGTGATTAAatgaacaaatacatttaaacgagTTATGCCAAGTACAACACCCATGCAGACGTACTGTATATCactcaaccagccagtcagtagaCTGggtaattatgtgtgtgtgtgtgtatgtgtgtgtgtgtgtgtgtgtgtgtgtgtgtgtgtgtgtgtgtgtgtgtgtgtgtgtgtgtgtgtgtgtgtgtgtgtgtgtgtgtgtgtgtgtgtgtgtgtgtgtgtgtttacatgtgtgctTGGCAGGGGAGtgggagagtgagtgtgtgatggAGCAGCATTTACAACCTCAGTGGGCAGAATAGAGAGAAGTAGCTAACAGCAGAGAGTCTCAGAAGAGCCACTAGACTAGAGACACTACTGTCCGCTGAGAGAGAGTGCCGTATGGACAGACTGCACTCATCTTCCATTGTCTGAATTGCAACTAGGCAAGGACTGCTACTGTTATGTTGAATGaagatgtctctgtctctctctggtgacTGGTAGTCTGTAAGGGGGTTGTTTAACCTAACCAGGTCAGTGGTGCTATGGGCTTCAGGGGATTGGTAATGGGAACCAAGGCTGCAGAGGGATAGTCAGAACATCCCTAAGGATTCAGAACTACCAATCCAACTGGAAATAAGATTAACATAAACGTtcatttaaaataatgtttaatgtggatgtgtgtgtgtgtgtgtgtgatgcatgcGTTAgtaggtgcatgtgtgtgtgtgtgttcctacctgTTCCAGGTGTATGTTCTTGTAGATGACTGTCTGGTTCCACTCTGGGTTCAGACTCCTCTGGACGTACTTGGTTCTCCTCTTGTTCTCAGCACTGTGATGTCATAACAAAGGGACACGTTTAGTCTCAGACGTGGTCTTTGTATGTTAATATGGCCACATTATTGTAGATTTTCTCCAATTACATTTGATGGTAGATATAGAGATGATATAGCAGGATGTCAATAATTGAATATCTGATTCAATATAATTATATCATCATGATGTCTTGCAAATGTTGGATGACAGTAAATTGCATAGGCACACTGGCTAGACGGGATCACAACATCACAGAAAGAGTCAAAGAAAGTCAAAGAAATAGTGATGTCTGTAAGGTTGAATCAATATGTGACTGTAAGGCACAGCTCCTCTCCTGTAGCAGAGATGATGAGCGTAGGGTGAGAAACACGTCTGACTCATGGAATGATTTCACATTTCAACCTTGATTTCAACCCGGCAATGTTCTTGGCTGAATTTGCACATCAGACAATCATGAGTTGTTTAGGATGACAGAGATACAAATaggagaaaaaaagagagtgAAATAAAGTGGAGAAaggttagatagagagagaggaagagcaagaGAGTGAAATAAAGTGGAGAAaggttagatagagagagagaggaagagcaagaGAGTGAAATAAAGTGGAGAAaggttagatagagagagaggaagagcaagaGAGTGAAATAAAGTGGAGAAaggttagatagagagagagaggaagagcaagaGAGTGAAATAAAGTGGAGAAaggttagatagagagagaggaagagcaagaGAGTGAAATAAAGTGGAGAAaggttagatagagagagagaggaagagcaagaGAGTGAAATAAAGTGGAGAAaggttagatagagagagagaggaagagcaagaGAGTGAAATAAAGTGGAGAAaggttagatagagagagagaggaagagcaagaGAGTGCTTTTATCAACGTATCAATGCAAAATGGATAACGATGAATAATGATGGGGAGACAATGAGGAAAAGCACTTTGTAGGTGGAAAATGTACGTGGGGAAAAACACTGACTGAATGCAGAgaagcagagaaggagagaaggagagaaagacaagagaggagcagagaggattgaagaagagaagaagaaaaggagaggagcagagaaggagagaagacgaggagcagagaaggagagaaggagagaagaagaggagaggagaagagaagaagaattggagcagagaaggagagaagaagagaagcagGAGAAGCACTACACTACCTTGCGTTCTGGACTACCATGACTTGTCTGAGAGTCCAGGGGAGGGATAGGAGGGTAGAGACAACAAACAACAAGAACCGCAAAAAGAAAGAAACcatcagagaaacagagacataaaCCATCAGAGTAACAGAGACATAAACcatcagagaaacagagacataaaccatcagagaaacagagacataaaCCATCAGAGTAACAGAGACATAAACcatcagagaaacagagacataaaccatcagagaaacagagacataaaccatcagagaaacagagacataaaccatcagagaaacagagacataaaccatcagagaaacagagacataaaccatcagagaaacagagacataaaccatcagagaaacagagacataaaccatcagagaaacagagacataaaccatcagagaaacagagacataaaccatcagagaaacagagacataaaccatcagagaaacagagacataaaccatcagagaaacagagacataaaccatcagagaaacagagacataaaccatcagagaaacagagacataaaCCATCAGAGTAACAGAGACATAAACcatcagagaaacagagacataaaCCATCAGAGTAACAGAGACATAAACCATCAGAGTAACAGAGACATAAACcatcagagaaacagagacataaaccatcagagaaacagagacataaaCCATCAGAGTAACAGAGACATAAACCATCAGAGTAACAGAGACATAAACcatcagagaaacagagacataaaccatcagagaaacagagacataaaCCATCAGAGTAACAGAGACATAAACCATCAGAGTAATAGAGACATAAACcatcagagaaacagagacataaaCCATCAGAGTAACAGAGACATAAACCATCAGAGTAACAGAGACATAAACcatcagagaaacagagacataaaccatcagagaaacagagacataaaCCATCAGAGTAACAGAGACATAAACCATCAGAGTAACAGAGACATAAACcatcagagaaacagagacataaaCCATCAGAGTAACAGAGACATAAACCATCAGAGTAACAGAGACATAAACcatcagagaaacagagacataaaGGGAAGGAGATAAAGAAAGACAACATTGAAACATAAAGACACAGTTTATTTACTACTGCCTATTGTTAAAACACAgatcaaacagtccatttatactGAGCTAGAGGAGTGTGTGggaggagtgagtgtgtgtgtgtgtgtgtgtgtgtgtgtatgtgtgtgtgtgtgtgtgtgtgtgtgtgtgtgcgtgtgtgtgtgtgtgtgtgtgtgtgtgtgtgtgtgtgtgtgtgtgtgtgtgtgtgtgtgtgtgtgtgtgtgtttgtgtgtgtgtgtgtgtgggtggtggaggtCCTGTACTGTATATAATCCCATGAACAGGGCTGATAGTGCCATTAGTAGAAAGCAGATAGGGTTACAGGTCAAATAAAGACTATCGATCTCTTCCTTTtcacaggaagagagggatggagacaaggatgaagggagggaaggagagagggatacggGGGCTGAAAGAAGAGATGTTACTAAACTGATAATCTCCTAGGAGGGCTGAACCTTACTACAAAATCACATCACAGCACTCAGGAAGCTCTCTGCAGCCAATATagaaaccaaaacacacacacacacacacacacacacacacacacacacacacacacacacacacacacacacacacacacacacacacacacacacacacacacacacacacacacacacaatatcagtCCACTAGAGAATATATTAGAGTAAATATAGAATGCTTTGATGTACAAATCAAGTGTTGTAATATCTGTCAATATGCCAACTGAGGCCAATTAGAAGTCATGGAGATAAGGAATGAGAGTAGCCCACAGTTGGATGTGTCATTATCTTGTCAGTTCTATGGGCTCCTAGCTTTGTACTTCACAGAGAGCACACAGCAAATCTAACACAGCTTAATAAAGGCCCATCATATAATGGTCAATACTCAATAgagtacaaacaaacaaacaaacaaacagagagagagagagagagcgagagagagagagagagcgagagagagagagcgagagagagagagagagagagagagagagagagagagatccagacagacagactgatgaAAGCAGTGTCTTACCCTCTCCCTGGTAGGAGGTAGACCTTGACAAAGGGGTCAGAGTATTCTTTGGGGTCTCTCTGAGCAAGGTTCCTGGCCTGGAGGACATGCACTATCAGGTTCCCCAGGTTCCTGTCGTAGTGGATCTGGAgctggaggaggcagagaggacagaaatacatacagtatgtttaacTAGGTTCTACAGGCGTGTACATCAGTGTTCCTCAACACTAGGTCCTGGGGCTGACTAATCATATAGCTCTTGACTTAAGTGGATCAATCAAGTGAGGGGATTCAAGAGAAATGAAAGCCACACTCCACTTCACAGACTTCAGACTGTGGAAAGTATGAAACCTTAAAGCAGGTGTGAGACTGACAGCAGGCTTACCTGTATTTCCCCTGTTACAGGACGAGGCTGAGGCTTCAGCAGTTGCACGTCTGCTGTCGACTGAAAAACAAACACAGGTAGCGATTATACACTGTTTATACCGATATCCTTACACACGCTTCACAttaacacacaaactcacacacacacacacacacacacacacactgccatgaGAGTCCCTGCTCTGTAGTGTGGCCTCTGGCCAGCCTGAAAACTTCAGTTACTATGTCCATGATACTACGGTTTTAAACTTCAGTTACTATGTCCATGATACTACGGTTTTAAACTTCAGTTACTATGTCCATGATACTACGGTTTTAAACTTCAGTTACTATGTCCATGATACTACGGTTTTAAACTTCAGTTACTATGTCCATGATACTATGGTTTTAAACTTCAGTTACTATGTCCATGATACTACGGTTTTAAGTAGCAGTAGGTTAACCAGGGTGGGAtagctatggtcagatgacagaTAAAGGACCTGTCCTTATCATGGAGATGCTCTATAGGACCCAAGAGGAAACTCACGAGGAGAGGTTCGACAGACTGGAAAAGTCATGGTGTACAGTCAGAGAAGGTTCATTCAGTTGGTTGAGATGCATTATATTACGTCTATCATAGAAAATAGCTAATACTATGTGtatttacacactcacacacacaaagacacacaaccacactagcatgatctctctctctctctctctctacacacacatattatGCATGTGTCTATATAATTAGTGCCATGTTCCTGTAATCCACAATGCAGACAAAGCAATGGATCTAGACCTCCTCACACGCACCACGCACCACGCCCCACGCACCATGCACCACGCACCACGCACTACGCAACATGCACTACGCACCATGCACCACGCACCACGCACTACGCACCATGCACCACGCACTACGCACCACGCCCCACGCCCCACGCCCCACGCACCACGCCCCACGCACCACGCCCCACGCACCACGCCCCACGCACCACGCACCACGCCCCACGCACCACGCCCCACGCACCACGCACCACGCACCATGCCCCACGCCCCACGCACCACGCACCACGCCCCACGCACCACGCACCATGCAccatgcaccacacacacacacacgtctatgaCTTAATAATGATGAACTCACCAACCACATGGCTGTAGTAACACACTCTACAGAAGGCTATGGGCTCTTAATATCATAATGTACTACAAGTAGAGGCAGTACCTTGGTGCTGTGGCGTTGTTTCTTGTTGATGGCTGGGGAGGCAGGCTGGCCGGGGCTGGGGACGGCACTAGAGCTGGCCGATGCATTGCCTGAGTGTAACAGAGCTGAGCGGTCCAGGGCAGAAAGGACCCCTACTGGCCCCCCCACACCCAACCCCATCCCAGGGGCCTGTTGTTGGGACACCTTCTGCAGCTCCGCAGCCAGCTGCTTAGGATCCACTCCTGGAGAACGCTGCCtgtcacctgcacacacacacattaatgtgTCATTATAACTCAGAGGTCATGATTCCTATGTAGGATACCTACAACCACACTAGTGACATACCAGGCTTCAGCTGGGCGTGGTTCTCCAGGGCCTGGGGGTGATCAGGGTCAGACAGCATGTTCAGATCACTGAGAGACAGGAAGGTCAAAGGTCAAATTTAGTTTTTGATCTAAATTAAgttgggatgagaggagagaaatatGATAAATATGAGagatgagtgagaggagagagggatggaaggagagagagtgatgagaggagagagggggctgtTTGACTCACAGTCTGACACAGAACTCCGCCTCTGCACACGGCTGACTCATAATGCACTGCACCTCCTCGTAGGTCTTCCCCATCAGAGGAACCCCGTTCCACTCCAACACCTGCATTCCTACAGAGAGAGAATATTTGAGACACatctttccctcagattacacagacccacaaagaatttgaaaacaaatccaattttgataaactcccatatatattgggtgaaataccatagtgtgcaatcacagcagcaagatgtgtgacctgttgtcacaagaaaagagcaaccagtgaagaacaaacacaaaGAACAAACAACCCATAttggtactttaactatttgcaaatcgttataacactgtacatagccataatttgacattttaaatgtctatattcctttgaaacttttgtgagtgtaatgtttactgttcatttgtgattgtttatttcacttttgtttattatctatttcacttgctttggcaatgtaaacaaacAGCTCTGGAAAAATGTagagaccactgcaaaattatcagtttctctggttttactatttataggtatgtgtttgggtaaaattaacatttttgttttattctataaactaactgacaacatttctcccaaattccccccaaaatattgtcatttagagcatttattttcagaaaatggcaattggtcaaaataacaaaaaagatgcagtgttgtcagaactcgaataatgcaaagaaaataagttcatattcatttttaaacaacacaatactaatgttttaacttaggaagagttcagaaatcaatatttggtgaaATAACCCTTATTAGTCTTACAAGAGGCTTACAGTGTCTCCACCCACTGTGTAATTTGGTGGAGGATCtgtgatgatctgggggtgcttcagcaaggctggaatcggGAAGATTtgtcacaacccaaccaagcttaCAAGTTTAACTCCTTCTCAAGGGTAGGCTCTAACTCTTCGAAATTTACCACTGCCTTTTCTGTTCATGACTAGAGCGTCTTTCTTTCAGGTTCTTGTTCACACAGCTGACAAGGCTCAGAGAACATGCCAGAGAAAGTAAAGTAAGGTAGgatagaaatagagagggagaaagtgcaCAGCAAACTCAAACCCATGGCAGCCTCGGCGCTGGGGCTGCACTTACACAAACGAAACCTCGTCCTCACATGAGACTTTTGCTTATGAAGCAACTCGCCAGCTGCTGTGACGACAGGATGGaattaacatctctctctctctctgtagattagATAGTCAAGGCCACATTTACAACATGCTATCGCTCTTCCCCTCCCATTTCCCCCCTCctcatctcttctccctccttttTTCTACCTATTTCTATCTTTCTCTGCTCTCCGTCTCTCAttcgctctcattctctctctcattctctctctcattctctatctctcattctttctctctcattccctctctctctctgcacctgaGGGCACAAGTGTTCAGTTCCATGGTCTCTTTCACTAAAGTCGAAACATAGCATTTGCATAATGGCAATTTAGTCCACTGAAGAAAGTCAGATAAAACCTCAACTTTAGAGCAAAACAACACTATGGTACTATGGTTGCTTCCATTCCTAGGAGGGTTACTGTGTAATAGATGTTAGAAAAACAGAAACAACCAAACATTCTGTCATAATTAAAATACACTGGGACAATTACTCTGTCTACATAATTATCTACACAATCTGTATGACGCTAAATATAATTACAAACTGAAGGGGATTGTAGGGAGATGGAATATGCAGAGAgagacaattgtgtgtgtgtgtgtaaatctgttcgcttgtatgtgtgtgtgtgtgtttgtccttcaaactcctccttcctctctcagcAAAGGCTGTCACATGTCGCTAGCGTCACCGCCAGGGTGTGACGTCCCCGCCAGGGTGTGACGTCCCCACGTCTGAActgagtgtgacagagagagggagtagatgaACCCTCACATCCCTAACTGCAGTGGATTATGCTATAGAATCATAAAGAACAAGGCTTTCCCTCTGGTTCAACCCAGGAGGTCTGGATGCTCAAACATGTACCACGTCAGAGCAAATCCCCCAAATATATCAGTGGGAGAGATCTACTGTCACATTGTTCAGGATGTCTGGTAGTTAGAGTGCTGTGTTCTGAAGTTTCTTCTACGTTCTTGTCTTCAGCCTGTAGCCTGTACTAATCTGTGCTTCAGACAGAAGAGTTTTACAGAAATATGATGGAGAGGGGGGCTAAAtacagtttccagtgtgtgtgtgtgtgtatgtgtgtgtgtgtgtgtgtgtgtgtgtgtgtgtgtgtgtgtgtgtgtgtgtgtgtgtgtgtgtgtgtgtgtgtgtgtgtgtgtgtgtgtgtgtgtgtgtgtgtgtgtgtgtgactgtgtgtgtgtgctaaataCAGCATAATTACTAATCCTGTGCAGGCATTGCAAAGGGGCAGAGTGAGTTGACAGAGCTTTTTTTCTGGCTATCTGACATCTCAGAGAATAAGACGTGACATGTGCTAATGCCCGCTCACGTGCAGGCGAACacacaagctctctctctctctggcgctcaGATAGCCTGGCAAAGAGTGAGCTGACATTGGCCTGGTATTATTCATATAATAATAGATTCCTGCTTAAACCATTAGGTTATCAGCTCTCCTCCAGAACATTTGTGAAATTATCAATATACCTCATCCAGCTTAACTCGTACAAATTGAAATGCATACAACATGCACTTAGCAGTTATGATATACCACGATAAGAATGTTAGATTTTTCCAAATGTCACTTACCTTTTTTCTTTCTGCACAGATTAACATACCCACTTTATATTTGTAAATActtacaccttacacacacacgtgcatgtaCACT from the Salmo salar chromosome ssa17, Ssal_v3.1, whole genome shotgun sequence genome contains:
- the LOC106561223 gene encoding protein piccolo isoform X2, which translates into the protein MLTLNRDDPRIFHESIRHAGGPNWNIEAYHLRREDTDWFDKPAERQHRVNGQALDRRQMKLIPYVYPHTRIKVQRDPKDSSVSGNGLGIRVVGGKEIPGSRGEIGAYIAKVTLGGVAEQTGKVVEGMQVLEWNGVPLMGKTYEEVQCIMSQPCAEAEFCVRLDLNMLSDPDHPQALENHAQLKPGDRQRSPGVDPKQLAAELQKVSQQQAPGMGLGVGGPVGVLSALDRSALLHSGNASASSSAVPSPGQPASPAINKKQRHSTKSTADVQLLKPQPRPVTGEIQLQIHYDRNLGNLIVHVLQARNLAQRDPKEYSDPFVKVYLLPGRGAENKRRTKYVQRSLNPEWNQTVIYKNIHLEQLKKKTLEVTVWDYDRSSSNDFLGEVLIDLSNTSQLDNTPRWLPLKEQSESIEHSRTHHTAQGPGGPGAGIGPGQGSVAGQEPGQGMGPGMGQGQGQGQMGECHESPKNSVIKSRSHGIFPDPAKDMQMVTLEKSHSSPGSSKSSSDGQLRSHGPSRSQSKSSVTQAHLEDAGIAIAAAEAAVQQSRLQPSNPRPFL
- the LOC106561223 gene encoding protein piccolo isoform X1, which codes for MLTLNRDDPRIFHESIRHAGGPNWNIEAYHLRREDTDWFDKPAERQHRVNGQALDRRQMKLIPYVYPHTRIKVQRDPKDSSVSGNGLGIRVVGGKEIPGSRGEIGAYIAKVTLGGVAEQTGKVVEGMQVLEWNGVPLMGKTYEEVQCIMSQPCAEAEFCVRLDLNMLSDPDHPQALENHAQLKPGDRQRSPGVDPKQLAAELQKVSQQQAPGMGLGVGGPVGVLSALDRSALLHSGNASASSSAVPSPGQPASPAINKKQRHSTKSTADVQLLKPQPRPVTGEIQLQIHYDRNLGNLIVHVLQARNLAQRDPKEYSDPFVKVYLLPGRGQVMVVQNASAENKRRTKYVQRSLNPEWNQTVIYKNIHLEQLKKKTLEVTVWDYDRSSSNDFLGEVLIDLSNTSQLDNTPRWLPLKEQSESIEHSRTHHTAQGPGGPGAGIGPGQGSVAGQEPGQGMGPGMGQGQGQGQMGECHESPKNSVIKSRSHGIFPDPAKDMQMVTLEKSHSSPGSSKSSSDGQLRSHGPSRSQSKSSVTQAHLEDAGIAIAAAEAAVQQSRLQPSNPRPFL